The following proteins come from a genomic window of Natrinema saccharevitans:
- a CDS encoding lysylphosphatidylglycerol synthase transmembrane domain-containing protein encodes MSDGGERTGADASGDDAASGGIAAALTRGRLTIAGTVLVVVGLFVALRDVDVGTVLAEISSADPRLLGAAVVVYAVSWPLRGRRYGDVLAAMGRRAGTAFCTAAVFVSQTANLAIPARAGDAARAYVMETRRDVPYTAGFASLAVERVFDLATIAALAGLATAWLAVTGAAGPLEIAAEAGGARTALAAAAAVSTATVGVGFVVVTAARADHGLGARLRARAAGRPRLERALAAALGFAGDVQVVARQPATVARIGAGSLLIWALDVLTAVLVLGALGSGLALGPLLAVGTLAVSVGNLAKVLPLSQGGVGLYEAAFTALVVALTPVGAGTALAAAIVDHALKNGVTLVGGAGAVAALGLSVSDATASEPSRETDNVLGSPKK; translated from the coding sequence ATGAGCGACGGGGGCGAGCGAACGGGAGCGGACGCGTCCGGCGACGACGCCGCGAGCGGCGGGATCGCAGCGGCGCTGACCCGCGGTCGGCTGACGATCGCGGGCACGGTACTCGTGGTGGTCGGGCTGTTCGTCGCCCTCCGGGACGTCGACGTCGGGACGGTTCTCGCGGAGATCTCGTCGGCCGACCCGCGCCTGCTCGGGGCCGCAGTCGTCGTCTACGCCGTCTCGTGGCCCCTCCGCGGACGGCGGTACGGCGACGTGCTGGCCGCGATGGGGCGGCGGGCCGGGACGGCGTTCTGTACGGCCGCCGTCTTCGTCAGCCAGACCGCGAACCTCGCGATCCCGGCGCGGGCCGGCGACGCGGCCCGCGCGTACGTGATGGAAACCAGACGGGACGTGCCCTACACCGCCGGGTTCGCGTCGCTGGCCGTCGAACGCGTGTTCGATCTGGCGACGATCGCCGCGCTCGCGGGGCTGGCGACGGCGTGGCTCGCGGTCACCGGCGCGGCCGGCCCGCTCGAGATCGCCGCCGAGGCCGGGGGCGCACGCACCGCGCTGGCGGCCGCGGCGGCCGTGAGTACGGCGACGGTCGGCGTCGGGTTCGTCGTCGTCACCGCCGCGCGGGCGGACCACGGACTGGGCGCACGGTTGCGGGCTCGAGCGGCGGGCCGACCGCGCCTCGAGCGGGCGCTCGCGGCCGCGCTCGGGTTCGCGGGGGACGTCCAGGTGGTCGCCCGGCAGCCGGCGACGGTGGCGCGGATCGGCGCGGGAAGCCTGCTGATCTGGGCGCTCGACGTCCTGACGGCGGTGCTGGTTCTGGGGGCGCTGGGCAGCGGGTTGGCGCTGGGACCGCTGCTGGCGGTCGGAACGCTGGCGGTCAGCGTCGGGAACCTCGCGAAGGTCCTCCCGCTGTCCCAGGGCGGCGTCGGGCTCTACGAGGCCGCGTTCACGGCGCTAGTCGTCGCGCTCACCCCCGTCGGCGCGGGGACGGCGCTGGCGGCGGCGATCGTCGATCACGCGCTGAAAAACGGCGTGACGCTGGTCGGCGGCGCCGGCGCGGTCGCCGCGCTGGGACTTTCCGTGTCGGACGCGACGGCCTCGGAGCCGTCGCGTGAGACCGACAATGTTTTAGGCTCGCCTAAAAAATAG
- a CDS encoding dolichyl-phosphate hexose transferase has product MSSGAQPATTDDSDEEYTFEDVSVVMGTYNEEEAIGKVLTDIDEVTDGTAEIVCVDGSSDRTPEIARDHGATVIEQEPQGYGVAVRAAILEPDRPIVVTTDCDDTYPMEQLPEFLALINDGYDVVSGDRLYHGADAMPALNRLGNHAFAAVASLLMGTRVHDTTTGMRAYRRDVVEDIEWTENTGLSAELLLRPLMRGYDVREHPIEYRERAGQTKLDPFKGGAEIARSIVKVPLEERLRELPHRPTQ; this is encoded by the coding sequence ATGAGTAGTGGGGCCCAGCCCGCGACGACCGATGATTCGGACGAGGAGTACACCTTCGAGGACGTCAGCGTCGTCATGGGAACGTACAACGAGGAGGAAGCGATCGGGAAAGTACTGACCGACATCGACGAGGTCACCGACGGGACGGCCGAGATCGTCTGCGTCGACGGCTCGTCGGACCGCACCCCCGAGATCGCCCGCGACCACGGCGCGACGGTCATCGAGCAGGAGCCACAGGGGTACGGCGTCGCCGTGCGCGCAGCGATCCTCGAGCCCGACCGGCCGATCGTCGTCACGACCGACTGCGACGACACCTATCCGATGGAGCAGCTCCCGGAGTTTCTCGCACTGATCAACGACGGCTACGACGTCGTCAGCGGCGACCGGCTCTATCACGGCGCGGACGCGATGCCGGCACTCAACCGCCTCGGCAACCACGCCTTCGCCGCGGTCGCGAGCCTCCTCATGGGCACCCGCGTCCACGACACCACGACCGGCATGCGGGCCTACCGGCGCGACGTCGTCGAGGACATCGAGTGGACGGAAAACACCGGCCTCTCGGCGGAACTGCTGCTCCGCCCCCTGATGCGCGGCTACGACGTCCGTGAACACCCGATCGAGTACCGCGAACGCGCCGGCCAGACGAAGCTCGATCCGTTCAAAGGCGGGGCCGAGATCGCCCGCTCGATCGTCAAAGTTCCCCTCGAGGAGCGACTGCGAGAACTTCCGCACCGGCCGACGCAGTAG
- a CDS encoding alpha-1 4-glucan-protein synthase yields MSQDICVIVPTIREYECMRSYFANARDHGFDLERLHVVLVTEDFCETEEMEAMLEEEGVSGEVFDGSRREEWYEANDVAEYGHVVPAASHAETSFGLLYMWARDEFDYGFFIDDDTLPHEDEDFFGTHMDNLAFEGEIEEVSSDEQWVNVLYQNADEHGLYPRGYPYSAMGETVETDTTEIDGGEVVASQGLWTNVPDLDAVRILMDGDLEGQAQTRTSGEDFGEDFVAARDSYLTVCSMNLAFRREVIPAFYQLPMDENEWDVGRFDDIWSGVFLKRACDVLGTRIYNGAPLCEHNKAPRSTFDDLNNEVPGLELNEHLWRVIDEVGGDADSYAAVFEAMARELADGDWDDYNNGAFFNHVGEYMLDWLDCLATLRPATGLETDRGPVVADD; encoded by the coding sequence ATGAGTCAGGATATCTGCGTCATCGTCCCGACGATCCGGGAGTACGAGTGCATGCGCTCGTACTTCGCGAACGCCCGCGACCACGGCTTCGACCTCGAGCGACTCCACGTCGTCCTCGTCACCGAGGACTTCTGCGAGACCGAGGAGATGGAAGCCATGCTCGAGGAAGAGGGCGTCTCGGGGGAGGTCTTCGACGGGAGCCGCCGCGAGGAGTGGTACGAGGCCAACGACGTCGCCGAGTACGGTCACGTCGTGCCGGCGGCCAGCCACGCCGAGACGAGTTTCGGTCTGCTGTACATGTGGGCCCGCGACGAGTTCGACTACGGCTTCTTCATCGACGACGACACGCTGCCCCACGAGGACGAGGACTTCTTCGGCACGCACATGGACAACCTCGCGTTCGAGGGCGAGATCGAGGAAGTGTCGTCCGACGAGCAGTGGGTCAACGTCCTCTACCAGAACGCCGACGAGCACGGGCTCTACCCGCGGGGCTACCCCTACTCGGCGATGGGTGAAACCGTCGAGACCGACACGACCGAGATCGACGGCGGCGAGGTCGTCGCCTCGCAGGGACTGTGGACCAACGTCCCCGATCTCGACGCCGTCCGCATCCTGATGGACGGCGACCTCGAGGGTCAGGCCCAGACCCGGACCTCGGGCGAGGACTTCGGCGAGGACTTCGTCGCGGCGCGAGACAGCTACCTCACCGTCTGTTCGATGAACCTCGCCTTCCGCCGCGAGGTGATCCCGGCGTTCTACCAGCTGCCGATGGACGAAAACGAGTGGGACGTCGGGCGATTCGACGACATCTGGTCGGGCGTGTTCCTCAAGCGCGCCTGCGACGTGCTGGGCACGCGGATCTACAACGGCGCGCCGCTGTGTGAACACAACAAGGCCCCCCGCAGCACCTTCGACGACCTGAACAACGAGGTGCCGGGCCTCGAGCTGAACGAACACCTCTGGCGCGTGATCGACGAAGTCGGCGGCGACGCCGACTCCTACGCCGCGGTCTTCGAGGCGATGGCTCGCGAACTCGCCGACGGCGACTGGGACGACTACAACAACGGGGCCTTTTTCAACCACGTCGGCGAGTACATGCTCGACTGGCTCGACTGTCTGGCGACGCTGCGCCCGGCGACCGGCCTCGAGACGGACCGCGGACCGGTCGTCGCTGACGACTGA
- the prf1 gene encoding peptide chain release factor aRF-1, which translates to MSQEGEQEQSDRKKYEFRKVIEDLKDYDGSGTQLVTIYVPDDRQISDVVQHVTQEHSEAANIKSKQTRTAVQDALTSIKDRLKYYSTYPPENGMVLFSGAVDSGGGRTEMVTKVLESPPQPIESFRYHCDSDFLTEPLEEMLADKGLYGLIVLDRREANVGWLKGKRIEPVKSASSLVPGKQRKGGQSAQRFARLRLEAIDNFYQEVAGMANDLFVPKRHEIDGILVGGPSPTKDEFLDGDYLHHELQDEVLGKFDVAYTDESGLKDLVDNAEDALADAEVMKDKKVMEEFFEELNAGDKATYGFEQTRQNLMMGAVDRLLISEDLRKDVVTYDCPECGATEREVIDRRKSTPTHTCTDCGTEVEATDEDREDAIDHLIEIAEQRGTETKFISTDFEKGEQLLNAFGGFAGLLRYSTGV; encoded by the coding sequence ATGAGCCAGGAGGGCGAGCAGGAGCAATCCGACCGGAAAAAGTACGAGTTCCGGAAGGTCATCGAGGATCTCAAGGACTACGACGGCTCCGGAACGCAGCTCGTGACGATTTACGTTCCCGACGACAGACAGATCAGTGACGTCGTCCAGCACGTCACGCAGGAACACAGCGAAGCGGCCAACATCAAGTCCAAACAGACCCGAACGGCCGTGCAGGACGCGCTGACGAGCATCAAAGATCGTCTCAAGTATTACAGCACGTACCCGCCCGAGAACGGGATGGTGCTGTTCTCCGGCGCGGTCGACTCCGGCGGCGGTCGCACCGAAATGGTCACGAAAGTCCTCGAGAGTCCGCCCCAGCCCATCGAGTCCTTCCGCTATCACTGCGACTCGGACTTCCTGACCGAGCCCCTAGAGGAGATGCTGGCCGACAAGGGCCTGTACGGCCTGATCGTCCTCGACCGCCGCGAGGCAAACGTCGGCTGGCTGAAGGGCAAACGCATCGAGCCGGTCAAGTCCGCCTCCTCGCTGGTCCCCGGAAAGCAGCGAAAGGGTGGCCAGTCCGCCCAGCGATTCGCCCGCCTGCGCCTCGAGGCGATCGACAACTTCTACCAGGAAGTCGCGGGGATGGCCAACGACCTGTTCGTCCCCAAGCGCCACGAGATCGACGGCATTCTCGTGGGCGGTCCCTCGCCGACCAAAGACGAGTTCCTCGACGGCGACTACCTCCACCACGAACTCCAGGACGAGGTCCTGGGCAAGTTCGACGTCGCCTACACCGACGAGTCCGGCCTGAAGGACCTCGTCGACAACGCCGAGGACGCCCTGGCCGACGCCGAGGTGATGAAGGACAAGAAGGTGATGGAGGAGTTCTTCGAGGAACTCAACGCGGGCGACAAGGCCACCTACGGCTTCGAGCAGACCCGCCAGAACCTGATGATGGGGGCGGTCGATCGCCTGCTCATCAGCGAGGACCTCCGGAAGGACGTGGTCACCTACGACTGTCCCGAGTGTGGCGCGACCGAACGCGAGGTCATCGACCGGCGCAAATCGACGCCGACCCACACCTGTACCGACTGCGGGACCGAGGTCGAGGCGACCGACGAGGACCGCGAGGACGCCATCGACCACCTCATCGAGATCGCCGAACAGCGCGGTACCGAGACCAAGTTCATCTCGACGGACTTCGAGAAGGGCGAACAACTGCTCAACGCCTTCGGCGGGTTCGCCGGCCTCCTGCGGTACTCCACTGGCGTCTAA
- a CDS encoding ArnT family glycosyltransferase: MRRRPWRLAVAAVALVGAVTVWLLATRTFPYHSLNHDEGVYLQQAAMLLEGQLFVRPPVEDVFRPWFFVEDGKRLYPKYSPVPAAIFALGELAGGYRLALAGIGAAIPALVALVVREVFDRRTGLVAAVAVLCSPLFLIETAVFLPYAPTAMLNLAFAYAYLRADRTGDLRFAGAAGAAIGLAFFARPYTAVLFAAPFIAHACWTLWRDHRAALPRQAATAAFGLVGVGLALAYNAVVTGSPLVFPYEAFAPLDGLGFGRRRILEHEIEYTVGLALRSNALVLRSFFTEWLVGGLLGAALAAAGLGLVVRRGLSPREAILAGQLLTITVGNVYFWGNFNVLGDIDRAGTGLIATHGPYYHFDLLLPAAAFAAVGALALFDIVRRRADRSLSPQGARAAVVAVLLVSALAVGGVTATTLEGKLERNEAVTETYDRAYDPLEDGAIEEPAVVYLPTPYGDWLAHPFQALRNDPGFDGDRVYALDERPFDVADAYPDRSLYRFAYRGTWAPQVGSPQGARLQRVERVAGETVALNATVGVPEAAGSVSATITTDDGSETYVADDVSSPLATRLVVADGEVRLRGAAWNATDSIAVDERDDVTLTVFVDRGPGNSFSYRLELPVRGDDETVEALTPRVERCSGIRDCGGEAAYLPESAPDGTFVRTDLATPDRDGLG, from the coding sequence GTGAGACGTCGCCCGTGGCGGCTCGCCGTGGCCGCCGTCGCGCTCGTCGGCGCCGTCACCGTCTGGCTGCTCGCGACGCGGACCTTTCCCTACCACTCGCTCAACCACGACGAAGGGGTCTATCTCCAGCAGGCGGCGATGTTGCTCGAGGGCCAACTCTTCGTCCGACCGCCGGTCGAAGACGTCTTCCGGCCATGGTTCTTCGTCGAGGACGGCAAGCGGCTCTATCCGAAGTACTCGCCGGTCCCCGCGGCGATCTTCGCACTGGGCGAACTCGCGGGCGGCTACCGGCTCGCGCTGGCGGGGATCGGCGCGGCAATCCCCGCGCTCGTGGCGCTGGTCGTGCGGGAGGTATTCGATCGGCGGACCGGCCTCGTCGCCGCCGTCGCGGTGTTGTGTTCGCCGCTGTTCCTGATCGAGACGGCGGTGTTCCTGCCGTACGCGCCGACGGCGATGCTCAATCTGGCCTTCGCCTACGCGTACCTCCGGGCCGACCGGACGGGGGACCTGCGGTTCGCGGGCGCTGCCGGCGCGGCGATCGGGCTGGCCTTTTTCGCGCGACCGTACACGGCGGTCCTGTTCGCCGCCCCGTTCATCGCCCACGCCTGCTGGACGCTGTGGCGGGACCACCGGGCGGCGCTCCCCCGACAGGCCGCGACGGCGGCGTTCGGGCTGGTCGGCGTCGGGCTCGCGCTGGCCTACAACGCCGTCGTGACCGGCTCGCCGCTGGTGTTTCCCTACGAGGCGTTCGCCCCGCTCGACGGGCTGGGATTCGGTCGGCGGCGGATCCTCGAACACGAGATCGAGTACACGGTCGGGCTGGCGCTGCGCTCCAACGCGTTGGTCCTGCGGTCCTTTTTCACGGAGTGGCTCGTCGGGGGGCTGCTCGGCGCGGCGCTGGCCGCGGCTGGACTCGGACTGGTCGTCCGCCGGGGCCTCTCGCCACGCGAGGCGATCCTCGCCGGTCAATTGCTCACGATTACCGTCGGCAACGTCTACTTCTGGGGGAACTTCAACGTCCTCGGCGACATCGACCGCGCCGGCACCGGCCTGATCGCCACCCACGGCCCCTACTATCACTTCGACCTCCTGCTTCCGGCCGCGGCCTTCGCCGCCGTCGGCGCGCTGGCGTTGTTTGACATCGTTCGCCGACGGGCCGACCGCTCTCTGTCACCGCAGGGAGCTCGCGCGGCCGTCGTCGCGGTGTTGCTCGTGAGCGCGCTCGCGGTCGGCGGCGTCACCGCGACGACCCTCGAGGGGAAACTCGAGCGAAACGAGGCCGTCACCGAGACCTACGATCGGGCCTACGATCCGCTCGAGGACGGGGCGATCGAGGAACCGGCGGTCGTCTATCTGCCGACGCCGTACGGCGACTGGCTCGCGCACCCGTTCCAGGCGCTTCGCAACGATCCCGGCTTCGACGGGGACCGCGTCTACGCCCTCGACGAGCGGCCGTTCGACGTGGCCGACGCGTACCCCGACCGCTCGCTGTACCGCTTCGCGTATCGGGGAACCTGGGCCCCGCAGGTGGGGTCGCCACAGGGTGCCCGTCTCCAGCGGGTCGAGCGGGTCGCCGGCGAGACGGTCGCCCTGAACGCGACCGTCGGCGTTCCGGAGGCAGCCGGCAGCGTCAGCGCGACGATTACGACCGACGACGGAAGCGAGACCTACGTCGCCGACGACGTCTCGAGTCCGCTGGCGACCCGGCTGGTCGTGGCCGACGGCGAGGTCCGGTTGCGCGGCGCGGCGTGGAACGCCACCGACTCGATCGCCGTCGACGAGCGAGACGACGTCACGCTGACCGTGTTCGTCGATCGGGGTCCCGGCAACAGCTTCAGCTACCGGCTCGAGTTGCCGGTGCGGGGAGACGACGAGACGGTAGAGGCGCTGACACCCCGGGTCGAGCGATGCAGCGGGATCCGCGACTGTGGCGGCGAGGCAGCGTACCTCCCCGAGAGCGCGCCCGACGGGACGTTCGTCAGAACCGACCTCGCGACGCCCGATCGGGACGGACTGGGTTAA
- a CDS encoding extracellular solute-binding protein, protein MNDEKDNRVVSRRRTLQVGSAFGAASLAGCLGFFDDDEQNAEIPSLSEFRGSGSLVEGRPAPGGTSIEDLPNLSGDLALYIGGGEGGIYYEFVEMLQEIYPDFEVHPTDNTSSSLAQTIVEEVDSGASQADVFWSIDASSLGFVAENDAYEPLSDDAVEAVGNSQFVGDDNAWAGVAGRARAVPYNTNELSESDVPNTVQDFPETGALQTMGWAPTYGAFKSFVTAMRLLRDDEVTRNWLSSMSEAGTERFSNEYAVSEAVANGSLSAGFANHYYAMRVKNSRPDAPIDLAFTEGDAGALINVAGALKVQGTQRGELVDNFVRHLLSSEAQEYFATISFAYPMIAGVEPVGGLPTIDELSPPDIDLADLADLEPTLELMDDAGVSG, encoded by the coding sequence ATGAACGACGAGAAGGATAATCGAGTGGTTTCACGTCGGCGAACGCTGCAGGTCGGCTCCGCGTTCGGCGCTGCATCGCTTGCCGGCTGTCTCGGTTTCTTCGACGACGACGAACAGAACGCGGAGATTCCGTCGCTCTCGGAGTTCCGCGGATCCGGTTCGCTGGTCGAGGGGCGACCGGCGCCGGGCGGGACCTCCATCGAGGACCTCCCGAACCTCTCGGGGGACCTCGCGCTCTACATCGGCGGCGGCGAGGGCGGCATCTACTACGAGTTCGTGGAGATGCTCCAGGAGATCTATCCCGATTTCGAGGTCCATCCGACCGACAATACCTCGTCCTCGCTGGCCCAGACGATCGTCGAGGAGGTCGACTCCGGCGCGTCCCAAGCCGACGTGTTCTGGTCGATCGACGCCAGTTCGCTCGGCTTCGTCGCGGAGAACGACGCGTACGAACCGCTGTCTGACGACGCCGTCGAAGCGGTCGGAAACAGCCAGTTCGTCGGCGACGACAACGCGTGGGCCGGCGTCGCCGGCCGTGCCCGCGCGGTTCCGTACAACACGAACGAACTGAGCGAATCAGACGTTCCGAACACCGTGCAGGACTTCCCCGAGACCGGCGCACTGCAAACGATGGGGTGGGCACCGACCTACGGTGCGTTCAAGTCGTTCGTGACGGCCATGCGGCTGCTCCGCGATGATGAGGTGACCCGCAACTGGCTCAGTAGCATGAGCGAGGCGGGGACCGAACGCTTCAGCAACGAGTACGCCGTCTCCGAGGCGGTCGCCAACGGCTCGCTGTCGGCCGGGTTCGCCAACCACTACTACGCGATGCGGGTCAAGAACAGTCGGCCGGACGCCCCGATCGATCTGGCCTTTACCGAGGGCGACGCCGGCGCGTTGATCAACGTCGCGGGCGCGCTGAAGGTACAGGGTACCCAGCGCGGCGAACTGGTCGATAACTTCGTCCGCCACCTGCTCTCGTCCGAGGCCCAAGAGTACTTCGCGACGATCAGTTTCGCCTATCCGATGATCGCGGGCGTCGAACCCGTCGGTGGGCTGCCGACCATCGACGAGTTGAGCCCGCCGGACATCGACCTCGCGGACCTGGCCGATCTCGAGCCGACCCTCGAGCTGATGGACGACGCCGGCGTCTCGGGATGA
- a CDS encoding NAD-dependent epimerase/dehydratase family protein — MSISSRHVLVTGGAGFIGSHLTERLLADGAAVTVVDDCSNGDRDRVPDDAEFLAADLTEPDALEGALDDVDLVFHLAASKHVDTDRPHGQFDDNTRMTRTLLEAMADAGVTEIAYTSSSTVYGEAPRPTPEDYAPLEPISAYGASKLADEGLLSARAHSHDLTVWNFRFANVVGPRLRGAVIPDFIEKLRDDPETLTILGNGRQEKSYLHIEDCLDAMCHVVENADDAMNTYNLGTRTTTSVDRIAAIVADELDLDPAFEYTGGDRGWTGDVPKMRLSIEKLSALGWEPRLSSDEAVRRATREIVSELR, encoded by the coding sequence ATGTCCATCTCGAGTCGACACGTACTCGTCACGGGCGGGGCCGGCTTCATCGGCTCCCACCTCACCGAGCGCCTGCTCGCCGACGGCGCGGCCGTCACGGTCGTCGACGACTGCTCGAACGGCGACCGCGACCGCGTCCCCGACGACGCCGAGTTCCTCGCGGCCGACCTCACCGAGCCCGACGCGCTCGAGGGAGCGCTCGACGACGTCGACCTCGTCTTCCACCTCGCGGCGTCGAAACACGTCGACACGGACCGGCCCCACGGTCAGTTCGACGACAACACGCGAATGACCCGGACCCTCCTCGAGGCGATGGCCGACGCGGGGGTCACGGAGATCGCCTACACCTCCTCCTCGACGGTCTACGGCGAGGCACCGCGGCCGACGCCCGAGGACTACGCCCCGCTCGAGCCGATCAGCGCCTACGGGGCGAGCAAGCTGGCCGACGAGGGGCTGCTCTCGGCGCGGGCCCACAGCCACGATCTGACGGTCTGGAACTTTCGGTTCGCGAACGTGGTCGGACCGCGACTGCGCGGGGCGGTGATTCCGGACTTCATCGAGAAGCTACGGGACGACCCCGAGACGCTGACCATCTTGGGTAACGGCCGCCAGGAGAAGTCTTACCTCCATATCGAGGACTGTCTCGACGCGATGTGTCACGTCGTCGAGAACGCCGACGACGCGATGAACACCTACAACCTCGGCACGCGGACGACGACCTCGGTCGACCGGATCGCCGCCATCGTCGCGGACGAACTGGACCTCGACCCCGCGTTCGAGTACACCGGCGGCGACCGCGGCTGGACCGGCGACGTGCCGAAGATGCGGCTCTCGATCGAGAAGCTCTCGGCGCTGGGCTGGGAGCCCCGGCTCTCGAGCGACGAGGCGGTGCGACGGGCGACCCGGGAAATCGTCTCGGAACTGCGCTGA
- a CDS encoding ABC transporter permease, translated as MSVRERVAKTVGRADGSDSGATEIGLVLLAAAIAAVLVLPLLWLVIDAAGLGTRAFELAVDSRTIDVLIRSVALVAIVTGASVLIGVPLAVLTVQGEIPFPRFWTVLIALPLAVPSYLGAFAFVSAFGPQGELVGFLEPLGVDALPSVYGFAGAAFVLTLYTYPYVFLTTRASLLSMDGSLVEAARTLNAGRWEAFRRITLPQILPGIAAGALLVALYALADFGTPNIMRVEVFTQFIYARYNAFDRDYAALLSLQLLTVTAIILAIESRIGVDESGAYESGGDRGSADLELGALRYVALLLPSAIALLALVLPVAIFWMWLNTGGPGYQVGRLTFDWEYGFNSAYVALLAAVVSVLVALPIGMGSATSDSRVAALADRAPYIGYATPGIVLAIALLSFSLDVLPSVYKTVPLLVFAYVVRFMPQAIGSIRTSTLQVDQKLVEAARTLGRSRLNAFRSVTLPLILPGVAAGAALVFLTTMKELPATLMLRPLGFETLVTYIWRVEEAGLYGQAAVPALVLVGISGLSMAVILAQEGR; from the coding sequence ATGAGCGTTCGGGAACGCGTCGCGAAGACGGTCGGGCGAGCCGACGGCAGCGACAGCGGCGCGACCGAAATAGGCCTCGTCCTGCTCGCCGCGGCCATCGCAGCCGTTCTCGTTCTCCCGTTGCTCTGGCTGGTCATCGACGCCGCCGGGCTCGGGACCCGCGCGTTCGAACTCGCCGTCGATTCCCGGACGATCGACGTGCTGATCCGAAGCGTCGCTCTCGTCGCGATCGTGACAGGGGCGAGCGTCCTCATCGGCGTGCCGCTCGCGGTGTTGACGGTTCAGGGCGAGATTCCCTTCCCCCGGTTCTGGACCGTCCTCATCGCGCTCCCGCTGGCCGTCCCGAGCTACCTCGGGGCGTTCGCGTTCGTCTCGGCGTTCGGTCCGCAGGGCGAACTCGTCGGCTTCCTCGAGCCGCTCGGCGTCGACGCCCTCCCGTCGGTCTACGGCTTCGCCGGGGCCGCGTTCGTGTTGACGCTGTACACCTATCCGTACGTGTTCCTGACCACGCGAGCCTCCCTGCTCTCGATGGACGGCTCGCTCGTTGAGGCGGCCCGGACCCTCAACGCGGGCCGCTGGGAGGCGTTTCGCCGGATCACCCTGCCGCAGATCTTGCCGGGGATCGCCGCCGGCGCACTGCTCGTCGCGCTGTATGCCCTCGCGGACTTCGGCACGCCGAATATCATGCGCGTCGAGGTGTTCACGCAGTTTATCTACGCCAGATACAACGCCTTCGACCGCGACTACGCCGCGTTGCTCTCGCTACAGCTGCTGACGGTGACGGCGATCATCCTCGCGATCGAGTCGCGGATCGGCGTCGACGAGTCGGGCGCGTACGAGAGCGGCGGCGATCGGGGCAGCGCCGACCTCGAGTTGGGGGCGTTGCGATACGTGGCCCTCCTGTTGCCGAGCGCGATCGCCCTGCTCGCGCTCGTGCTTCCGGTCGCCATCTTCTGGATGTGGCTGAACACGGGCGGTCCCGGCTACCAGGTCGGGCGGCTGACCTTCGACTGGGAGTACGGGTTCAATTCGGCCTACGTCGCCCTGCTCGCCGCCGTCGTCTCGGTGCTGGTGGCGCTGCCGATCGGGATGGGGTCGGCGACCTCCGACTCGCGAGTGGCGGCGCTGGCAGACCGGGCCCCCTACATCGGCTACGCGACGCCCGGGATCGTGCTGGCGATCGCGTTGCTCAGTTTCAGCCTCGACGTGTTGCCGTCGGTCTACAAGACCGTTCCGCTGCTGGTCTTCGCCTACGTGGTCCGGTTCATGCCGCAAGCGATCGGATCGATCCGGACCTCGACGTTGCAGGTCGACCAGAAGCTGGTCGAGGCGGCCCGCACGTTGGGTCGATCGCGACTGAACGCCTTCCGGTCGGTGACGCTCCCGCTGATCCTGCCGGGCGTCGCCGCCGGGGCCGCGCTGGTCTTTCTCACGACGATGAAAGAGTTGCCGGCGACGCTGATGCTACGCCCCCTCGGGTTCGAGACGCTCGTGACCTACATCTGGCGGGTCGAGGAGGCCGGCCTCTACGGACAGGCGGCAGTGCCGGCGCTCGTACTCGTCGGTATCTCGGGCCTGTCGATGGCGGTGATACTCGCACAGGAAGGGCGGTGA